The genomic stretch CGGTGACGATCTTTGGCGAAGAGATGATTCTGTTTCGCGACGGCGCCGGCAAGCCGGCGATGATCGGCCGCTACTGCGCGCACCAGGGCGTCGACATGATCTATGGCCGCGTCGAGCCGGACGGCTTGCGCTGCATGTATCACGGCTGGCTCTTCGATCCATGCGGTAAAGTGCTGCTGCGCGGCGAGTGGCTGCCGGGAAAAGAGCGGCGCTGGGACGTCGGTCAGCCTTCTTATCCGGCGATGGAAATCGGCGGCGTGATTTTTACTTACATGGGTCCCGGCGATCCGCCGGCGCTGCCCGCATTGTTTTCGTCGTCCGCGGCGCCGATTGAAATCGCCACGAGCCAGCGTGAGCAAAACTACTGGCAAGGAATGAGCGATTTACCCGAGGTCACCAGAGCAGACTCCCGCTTCTGGGTGCCGAACCTTGTGAACGCGGCTGCCGTGCTACGTTGGTTTGTGCCCGTGGACGACGCGACCCATGTGCAATTTGTTTTTCGCTGCCCGGATGGCGGTTTGCCGGGCGGCGAGCCGCTTAAAGACGCAGCGGCGACCCTGCGCCAAGCGATCCGCGATCTGGCGATAGCTACCCCAAGCTGACGATCATTCATCCGGCACGAGTTTCCCGGCGGGCGTTGCGCAGCTGTTTTTTTCATTGACAAGCTTCCGACAATTGGGCTATCGAGGCCGTGCATTTCACAAGGAGGTGTGAACATGGAGCTCGGAAAGACGTGGCAGTTTATTGTCGACAACGGTGTTTATTTCGGCATGAAAGTTCTTGGTGCCATCGCCATCTGGATCATTGGCCGTTGGCTGATTGGTTTGGCTGTCAAGCTCGCGACGGCGGCGCTTGACCGGCAAAAGGTCGACACGACACTGTCGCGCTATCTCGGCACGGTGATCTCGGGCACCTTGACGATTATTCTGGTCGTCGCCATCCTCGGTTTCTTCGGTGTGGAAACCACCAGCTTTGCGGCGATTGTTGCTGCCGCGGGCGTCGCCATCGGTATGGCGTGGAGCGGTTTACTGGCCAACTTCGCGGCCGGCGCATTTATGATGGTCCTGCGGCCGATCAAAGTCGGCGACGACATTACCGCCGGTGGCGTGACCGGAACGGTGAAAGAGATTGGCCTGTTTGCGACTACGATCAACACGCCGGATAATGTGTTGACGATGGTTGGCAACAATAAAATTTTTGGCGACACGATTCAAAACTACACGGCGAACCCGTACCGGCGCGTCGATTTGAAAGCGCAGCTAACGGACGCTGCCGATCACCATTTGGCGATCAAGATGCTCAAAGAGCGGGTGGCTGCGGTGCCCAACGTGCTCAAGGATCCGCCGCCGGACGTGGCGATCATGGAATTGAACGGCACCGGGCCGTGTCTGCTGGTGCGCCCGTACTGCAACAACGCGCACTACTGGCAAGTGCATGCCGATACCAACCAGGTGATCAAGCAGACGATGATTGACGGCAAATTCCCAGGGCCGGTGGGCGAGATGATCGTGCACAACCGCAGCTAGCGGTAGCGCTGCTGCGCTTGCCAGAGATTGCTGGGCGAATCATCGGCGCGGTTATCCGGTGCCGCCGAGATAACTTCGCTGGCTGATTGTCTAACTGCTGCCGCCTGAGCCTTGCGCCCTTCGAACCGGCGCACTGCTTTGTCGAGGCAATCGTTGAGAATTCTAGCGGCGAGCGGGATGTTTTTCGCAAATGCGCTGTCATGATCCCCCGGTAGCTGGTAGCTTTGCACGCTGCCCGTGGCGAAGCGCCGCCAGCCCAGCGTGGGTTCGAGGGCGTGCCACTTCTCATTGACCAGGAGCACCACAGGCCCAGCGTAGGGCGTGAAGCGGCAGCGATGGGCGGCGAGGTAGTAGTGTTTCTCGGCCGCGCCCATGGCTTCGATGCGATAACCCGATGCACCGAGGTTGTCTGTGTGCAGCGCGCGCAGGTGCGCGAGGTGGTCAACCTTTCGTGAGAACGCCAGGACCCCGGGCGCCGAACTTGCCTTGGCGAGAAAATAACCAACGCGGTCGCGGCCGCGCAGGCTACGGAGCGCGGCCAGGTGGTACGCGGCGCGCGCTTGAATGTAGTCGCGCAGCCAGGCGCACGCGCCGAATTTTTTATGGAAGCGCAGTCGTTCCTGCGCGCAGCGCAGCATGTACTTGCCCAGCGACCAGGCGTGGGTGTCGTATAGCCCCAACAGTCCTACTTGTTCACCGAGAGCATTGAGGCGCTGCGCAGTGGCATAGGCGACGATGCCGCCGCCGCACTCGGCGAGGAGATAGTAGGGGCCGCGCGGCTGCACCGACTGAATGTCGTCGACCGCATCGTTGACGATTTCACGCAACGAGCGGCGCGCTGGTTGGTTGCCGTCGGCGCCGTGCGCGCGGACGCCATAAAACGAGTAGCTCGCGTCGAAGTATCGGGAGAGCTGGCTGAACTTGACGTACTCGCTGCGAAAGCCGCCGCGAAAAGGAAAACAGAAGACCGCGGTTGCCCCCGGATTCTCACTCAAGACGACGACGCGCTGCGCCGCTGCCGTGCTCGCCCCGGGCTGGAGCCCGGAAGAATCGACCGCCATCACCTTGGCGACTTGGGCGACGGTCGGTCCGTGAAAAAAAATCGCAGGCGCAATGCCGGTGGCGAACTCGCGATTGAGCCGCGTCAACACGCTCGACATCAGCAGCGAATCGCCGCCCAGATCGGAAAAGTTATCGTCAACGCCGATTTCCGCACGGGTGAGCACGTCGGCCCAGATGGCGACCACCTGTTTCTCCAGCGGTGTGCGCGGCGCGATGTAGCCATTTGCCAGTGCGGGCCGCTGGCGGCTGGGCTCGCGCAGCGCCTGGCGGTTGATCTTACCGTTGGCGGTGAGCGGCAGGTCGTCCAACATGACAAAGTCGGCCGGCAGCATGTAATCGGGCAGCGACTCCTCGAGGTGTTGGCGCAGGGCCGACACCGTTGGGGTTCTGTCCTTGTGTGCCACCACATGGGCAATCAGCTGTGCGCCGCTCGCAGGGTTCGGGCGCGACACAACGACTGAGTCTTTGACCGCATCATGGCTGCGCAGTCGGCGTTCTACTTCGGAGAGCTCCACGCCGTAGCCGCGAATCTTGACGCGAAAATCTTTGCGCCCTTTGTGGACGAGGCCGCCATCGGCAAGCCGGAGTCCGAGGTCGCCGGTGGCATAGACGATCTTGTTGGGATCTAGCGGATCGCGGTTGAACTTGGCGGCGCTCAGTTCCGGGTTACGCCAGTAACCCGGAGACAAGTACTTGCTGCGCACGACGATTTCGCCGGTTTCACCCGGCGCTACCGGATCGCCCGCTTCGTCTACTAACAGTATCTCTTTATCGCGAACCGGATAGCCGACCGGCACCTCTTTGCCCGCAAGGGTTGTGTTTGCATCGATATAGAACTGCGTCAACATATGGCTTTCGCTGGAAGAAAGGCCGGTGGCCAAGAAGGAGTCGCGGCCGAAGTGTTTCTGATAAAGCTCGACATCAACACCGCGCACGGTCTCGCTGCGCAGCCGCAGCAATCTTAGCTGAGGAAAACGATCGGCCGCGGTCAGGCCTTCGCACAGACCACGAAACAACGGCGCGGCCACCGGGCAAAAGGTGATGCTTTCGTTGTGGAGCCAGCGGCGCAAGCGGTCGATGCCCGCCTGTTTGACGTCGAACATGAGCAAAGCGGCGCCGTTCAAGAGCGCGAAGAATGGGTTGGTGATGGCGTTTGATGTGCCGGAGGAAAGATGGGCGATGCGATCTTTAGCGCTGTAGCCGTCGCTATTGGTGCGCACCATTACGTGATGGAGCAGAGTGTTGTGATTGTTGATGACCCCTTTGGGTCGCCCGGTGGAGCCCGAGGTGTGCACGACAAAAGCAAGATCGTCGGGAGCAATGGAGCGGCCGAGATTGTCGCCGGATAGACTGTAGTCGATTGATTCGACGGCGATCGCCCGATGGCCCGGTCGCTCCAGTGCCTTGGCCAGCGCGGCATTATTGCCGTCGTGTAGAACTAGCTCCGGCGCGCAATCTTGCATGATCTGGTGAAGACGCGCTTTGGGCGCCGATGAATCGAGCAGCACAAAGGCACGACCGGCTTTGAGAACGCCGATTATGGCGGCGACCTGCGCGATGCTTTTGTCGATCAGGATGATAATCGGTTCCGCGCCGGTGTCGCCGCGATGCAAGATGCTGCGCGCGATGCGATTGGCCGCGGCATTCAGTTCGGCGTAAGTAATGCTGCGATCGGCGTCCTTAATCGCTAGCTGTTGCGGATAGAGACGAACGATTTTTTCAAAGCGGACTGGTATTGAAGTCTCGACATCTTCGATCGGGAACTCGACAAAAGTACCGGATCGATGCTGACACTTTCCGCGGATGGCTACTTGCTCGGGAGGAAGTTGGACCATTGATGCGTTCATACGATTGCGTTTCCTCGTTGCCCTTTCTGTAGCAGCCCGTATTGCGATTGATTCTAGTCGCGAACTCCGTAGCCATGCAACCAAAGGTGTAAACTACCGGAATGCTCATTCGGGCCTACGCAATTTTCGGCCCCCCCCCGGTGCAGGAAAACACGGCAGGATGCAATCGCGGTAGGCGCGCAAAAATCGGCAGTTTTAGCGGCGTTTTGGTTTGCTTGAAGATTTTTCCGGAATTTAAGCAGCGAATCGGCGGCAAAGAGAACTAAAGAATGACCCTGGCTGATTGCCCGAACTCATGGCCGTTACGGCAGGGCGTATCAATTTGGAGGCACGCCCGTTCGCCGCGTGCACAGTCGGCGATCGCGCTGAAGTGAATGCGTTGACTGCTTGGTCAGGTGGTCTGTCAAGGCAAATCAGGCGGCCGATTCTTTGAGCGCCTGCCGCAAGTAACTGCGGTCAATCGTGACGATCGGACCGGACCGAGGCGCGCCGCTGTTTCTTCTCCGACTGGTGATGCTTCGCTTCCAGCATGCGCTGTTTGGCGCGGCGCGAGCGTTTGCGCTTCTGCCGGCGGATCTTTTCGATTTCTTGTTCCTTGGCGGCTGCTACGCCGCGCTGCTGGGCTTCGATCTTTTCGAGCAAGAGCCGGCGTGCCAGAAACCGATTGAGCCCTTGGGAACGCTCCTGCTGGCACTTGACGCGAATACCCGTGGGCAGATGATGGAGCACGACGCAGGACGCGACTTTATTGACGTTCTGCCCGCCGGCGCCCGACGAGCGGATGAACTGTTCGTCGATGTCCTGCTCGCGCACACCCAGGGCGAGCATACGCTGGGCGAGCTGCTCTTCTTTGTCGGAAGAGATGGGGAAATTGGCCATAAAGCACCGGCTGGCGTTTTACCAACCACGATACAACAATCGTTGGCAGATCGTAATCGGATGCCAACCTGAATCAAACAATCCGGCTTCTAATCGAACATATCCTCGAAGGCGGTGAATTTTTTGCTGTTGCCTCGGGCGACGATCAGGCCGAGCTTGCCGTCCTGCCAGCCAAGGGTGAGCGAGAACTGGAGCGGCTTGAGCATGCTGGCGCCGTCGGCGAACGAAGCGTTGAAGCGGGTCGGCAGTTTGAACAATTCAAATTTCTGATTGGCTGGCACCGAGGCAGGCACGGAGGTTCCGACTCGGAACACTTTGATGTCGGGCAGGTCGAGGTCTTGGTCGGTTAACTTGATGTACTTCCAATCGGTGATGCCGAAAGTCGGCACGTTGATCTTCACCGGCGGGGCTGGCAACCCGAAGGCGTTGGCGATGGTTGCCGCGATATCGAGATCGCCGGTTTTTCCCAGCGCGCTGGGAAAGCGCGGGTCGCTGGTGCTGCCGCTGTTGTTGATGCTGACCTTTTTGTAAGTGAGGTCGCCGGTCTGCGCGATAGCGTCCCAGTAACCGTAGAATTGGGTAAATTGATCCGCCGCGATCACCGGGATTGGCAGCGCCAGCTTGTCGAGCGGCAAGAACAGCGCGCCGCTGACGTTGAGCAGCGGCAGCAGATCTACCATGTTAGGCGTGGCGCTCTGCGGCGCATTATAGGCGAAGCGCTTTTTTTGCATGGCGATCGGGAACTGTTGTTCGATGCCGGGCATCTTGAGCGCCAGAGACCAATCGACGTCGAGGCTGCAGTGGCGCAGTCCGCCGGTTTTCGTCAGCCGAAAGCCGCCCGCCAGGTCGACGCGAAAAAACAGATTGGCAAGCTGGATGCCGGTCGGCAGCTCAGCCGGCGTCAGATCGAGGGCGAAAGCGGTGCGCCCTTGCAGCGCGATCTGCTCGGTGCCGAGCTCGATCCGGCCGCCGAGCCACTCGCGCCCCTGCCAGTAAAGAGCGCCTTCGACAAACTGGCTCAGCTCTCCCCCTTGGGCACGGATGCCGCCGCGCCCGGAGATTTCCGCGCGCGCTTTCGAATTGGCCGCGCCGAACAGCCGGATCTTGCTATCGCCTGCCAAGTGAAACGACGGCGCACCTGGTTGGCTCAAATCGATTTTGCCGCTGAGGGTCATCTGGCAATCCTTCAGATCGATGCCATTCCAGTTCCAGGCGCCGCTGTCGAGCCGCGCTTCGACTTCGATGCCGTTATTGGAAACCTTGCCGCTTGCCTGGCTGAAGGTCTTGCCGAGGATTTTCAACGTCCCCGCGCCGCCGAGATCGAATGCATTCGCCGGACCGACGCGGCCGGCACTGGCCAGGTTCAGCTCGATCAAGCGCTGGCCGCCGATTTGAAAATTGGGCTTGTAGTCGAGCGCGCCGCTAACGAAGCAATGGGTATGGCTGATATCGACGATGCCATTGACTACTGCGGCGCCGCCGAAGAGCTTCAGTGCGCCGCTGCCGCGGAGCGCGAAGCGGCCGCCGGTGTGGAGCATCAGCTCGATGGGATTAGCTTTGCTGCCCGCGTTGATTTCAACGATTCCCGGCAGCGGCTGCCAACTGCCGTATACGGTAGCGCTGACTTGCGCGAACGAGCGCGCGCCCGCGGCCCGGCCGCTCAGTTTCAACCGGCCGCTTATTTGCAGCGGCAGCTCCACCATCAGGCCGGCGACCGACAGACGGAGCGGCTCGAGGTCGAGCGCGCTGATCAAGTTGAAAGTGCCATCCGTGAACAGATAGCCCAAAAAACTGAAGCGCTGATCGTCGAGAACTTTGACTTCGGCGCCGACCAATACGCCGCTTGCGCCGGCTGCGGGCACGGGGAGCGCCGCGAGCGCCGCAGCGTCAAAGGCGTCGAATGGTGCGCTTCGAAGCAGCGAGTTGGCCGGATCGCTGGGATCGTAGAGCGGTGTCGCCGGTCTGGAAAAATTGGGCCGATAGGAGGTAAGCCACGCCGAGTCGGCGTATTCGCCCAGGAGCGGCGTCCGCGGCGCACCCAGGCGATGTATCTGCAGGCTATCGAAGCGCGCCGCCGTGTTGGCGTCGCAAGACAGGCCGAGCCGGCCGGCTTTGAATGGGTTATTCGAGTCTTGCACGTCGAGCCGGTCGCGCCCGTCGACGGCGACGCGCAGGCGCACGCGGCCGCTGGCCAGCGCTGGCGCGGCGCCGTCGCTGCGTACGGTTACGGTATAGCTGCGCTGCCGTTCGGTGTCCTGGCGCAGCTGTTGCAGCACGGCGGTTTGGGCGCCGCGCACCTTTACGAGCTCCCAAGTTTTCGCGCGCGGGTTCATGGCGAAGCGATAGTAGTTCTTCTCATCTTGGTAACCGAAGACGACACCAACGGCGTTTTCGCCGGCGGCGCGGAGCACCGTGGTGCAGCT from Deltaproteobacteria bacterium encodes the following:
- a CDS encoding Rieske 2Fe-2S domain-containing protein, translated to MIAEEEDNLLMHTGKGTPCGELMRRYWQPCVLSGELGADKPLPVTIFGEEMILFRDGAGKPAMIGRYCAHQGVDMIYGRVEPDGLRCMYHGWLFDPCGKVLLRGEWLPGKERRWDVGQPSYPAMEIGGVIFTYMGPGDPPALPALFSSSAAPIEIATSQREQNYWQGMSDLPEVTRADSRFWVPNLVNAAAVLRWFVPVDDATHVQFVFRCPDGGLPGGEPLKDAAATLRQAIRDLAIATPS
- a CDS encoding mechanosensitive ion channel family protein, whose product is MELGKTWQFIVDNGVYFGMKVLGAIAIWIIGRWLIGLAVKLATAALDRQKVDTTLSRYLGTVISGTLTIILVVAILGFFGVETTSFAAIVAAAGVAIGMAWSGLLANFAAGAFMMVLRPIKVGDDITAGGVTGTVKEIGLFATTINTPDNVLTMVGNNKIFGDTIQNYTANPYRRVDLKAQLTDAADHHLAIKMLKERVAAVPNVLKDPPPDVAIMELNGTGPCLLVRPYCNNAHYWQVHADTNQVIKQTMIDGKFPGPVGEMIVHNRS
- a CDS encoding AMP-binding protein gives rise to the protein MNASMVQLPPEQVAIRGKCQHRSGTFVEFPIEDVETSIPVRFEKIVRLYPQQLAIKDADRSITYAELNAAANRIARSILHRGDTGAEPIIILIDKSIAQVAAIIGVLKAGRAFVLLDSSAPKARLHQIMQDCAPELVLHDGNNAALAKALERPGHRAIAVESIDYSLSGDNLGRSIAPDDLAFVVHTSGSTGRPKGVINNHNTLLHHVMVRTNSDGYSAKDRIAHLSSGTSNAITNPFFALLNGAALLMFDVKQAGIDRLRRWLHNESITFCPVAAPLFRGLCEGLTAADRFPQLRLLRLRSETVRGVDVELYQKHFGRDSFLATGLSSSESHMLTQFYIDANTTLAGKEVPVGYPVRDKEILLVDEAGDPVAPGETGEIVVRSKYLSPGYWRNPELSAAKFNRDPLDPNKIVYATGDLGLRLADGGLVHKGRKDFRVKIRGYGVELSEVERRLRSHDAVKDSVVVSRPNPASGAQLIAHVVAHKDRTPTVSALRQHLEESLPDYMLPADFVMLDDLPLTANGKINRQALREPSRQRPALANGYIAPRTPLEKQVVAIWADVLTRAEIGVDDNFSDLGGDSLLMSSVLTRLNREFATGIAPAIFFHGPTVAQVAKVMAVDSSGLQPGASTAAAQRVVVLSENPGATAVFCFPFRGGFRSEYVKFSQLSRYFDASYSFYGVRAHGADGNQPARRSLREIVNDAVDDIQSVQPRGPYYLLAECGGGIVAYATAQRLNALGEQVGLLGLYDTHAWSLGKYMLRCAQERLRFHKKFGACAWLRDYIQARAAYHLAALRSLRGRDRVGYFLAKASSAPGVLAFSRKVDHLAHLRALHTDNLGASGYRIEAMGAAEKHYYLAAHRCRFTPYAGPVVLLVNEKWHALEPTLGWRRFATGSVQSYQLPGDHDSAFAKNIPLAARILNDCLDKAVRRFEGRKAQAAAVRQSASEVISAAPDNRADDSPSNLWQAQQRYR
- a CDS encoding peptide chain release factor-like protein, which encodes MANFPISSDKEEQLAQRMLALGVREQDIDEQFIRSSGAGGQNVNKVASCVVLHHLPTGIRVKCQQERSQGLNRFLARRLLLEKIEAQQRGVAAAKEQEIEKIRRQKRKRSRRAKQRMLEAKHHQSEKKQRRASVRSDRHD